The following proteins are encoded in a genomic region of Phragmites australis chromosome 9, lpPhrAust1.1, whole genome shotgun sequence:
- the LOC133927947 gene encoding protein RALF-like 33 — MARLGTAALVALAAYLLYCASSSATLASASPTATDLAALRTTSSSCDGTLGQCTVGAVEEEEVGGEGALRRALAQRQPTNRYISYAALRADQVPCNQRGKSYYTNCASQKPANPYRRGCSAITRCQRNTN; from the coding sequence ATGGCTCGCCTTGGCACAGCGGCGCTCGTGGCCCTGGCAGCGTACCTCCTGTACTGCGCGTCGTCATCGGCGACGCTGGCCTCCGCCAGCCCGACCGCGACGGACCTGGCGGCGCTGCGGACGACGTCGTCTTCGTGCGACGGGACGCTGGGACAGTGCACGGTGggcgcggtggaggaggaggaggtgggcggCGAGGGAGCCCTGCGGCGGGCGCTGGCGCAGCGGCAGCCGACGAACCGGTACATCAGCTATGCGGCGCTGCGGGCCGACCAGGTGCCGTGCAACCAGCGCGGCAAGTCCTACTACACCAACTGCGCGTCGCAGAAGCCCGCCAACCCCTACCGCCGCGGGTGCTCCGCCATCACCCGCTGCCAACGCAACACCAACTGA